The Parafrankia discariae genomic sequence TCGCCTTCAGCGGGGAGCGCGTCAGCCTCACCCGGCACGGGAAGTCGGTCGCGGCGCTGGTCTCAGCCGCGGACCTGTCCCGCCTCGAAGCCCTCGACGAGGCCGGCGCGGACACCCGAACCGCGGACACCGGGACCACCGACGACGGCGTTGGAGATCACCCCGAGCGGGTGGATCTGTCGCCCGCGCGCCTGGACCCCGTCACCCCCGCCGAGACCCCGGCCCACCGACGCTTCGGGATCGCCGCCGAGCACCGCCATCCGCCCATGGGATGACGCTCAGGGCGGGGCGGTGACGTTCAGGGCCGGGCGCAGATGTCTCCGGGTGGCTTCGTCCCGGCGAACCGGGCGTTGATCCAGCCGGTCAGATCGGCCAGGGAGACGTCGAGGATCGTGCCGTGGTCGGCCAGCCAGTACCGGTGGTACTCGACCGGGCCGCCCGCGGCGCACAGCCCGCTGACGACGCCGTCGGTGGTGGACCGCCGGACCACGGTGTCCAGGTCGCCCTGGAGCACCAGTTCGGGCGGCCCGGGCAGCCGCGCCTGCCGCCACTGGCGCGCGAACCCGCCCGCGAACGGCTCCGTGGTGAGCGGGTCCGCGGTGAACACGCTCGCCGTGGACTCCCCCTGGCTGGCCTTCAGCAGGCCCACCGCGCACTGGTTGCGCGCCACGGCGGTCAGCCGCCGCCCGGTCGCGGTCAGGATGGCGTTCAGGTCGACGGTGGGATCCGCGGCGGCCAGGCCGAGCGCGGCGAGGAGCACGTAGGCGACGCCGTCCGGCGCGGTGCGGTCGAGCAGGCGCAGCGACGTGGGCAGGTCCGCCAGCGGCGCCGTCGCCGCGGCCCCGTGCACCCGTAGGTCGGGCGCGTACGACGCGGCCAGCCCACCGGCGGCGAGCGCCGCCTGGCCACCCTGGGAGTAGCCCCAGAGCACGACGTCCCGCCCCGCTCGGGCCGCCTGGAGCGAGTGCGCGGCGCGGGCGGCGTCGAGCAGCGCCCGTCCTTCCTGCTCGGCGACGTAGATCGGGTGCTCACCGGGCCCACCCAGGCCGATGTAGTCGGTGACGGCCAGCACGTAGCCGGCCTGGACGAGGGGCAGCACCCCGCCCACCGTCGACAGGGGCGGCTCGGCCCGGGACGGCGCGCACGAGTCGTTGATCCCGGTGGTCCCGTGGCCGAAGGAGATCAGCCGGCGGCCGCCGGCCGGCGCGGCGGAGGAACCGGCTGGGGCGACGACGAGGCCTGTCACCAGGCGGTCCTCGTTGCGGGGGCCACGGGAGTGATAGATCATCCGCCAGGCGCGGACGCCGTGCGGGGCGGACACCTCGGCAGATGAGACGAGCTCACCCGGGGCTCCGGGCGGCAGGTCGGTGAGATCGGT encodes the following:
- a CDS encoding type II toxin-antitoxin system Phd/YefM family antitoxin produces the protein MTRQIPVTQARAELSDLVSRVAFSGERVSLTRHGKSVAALVSAADLSRLEALDEAGADTRTADTGTTDDGVGDHPERVDLSPARLDPVTPAETPAHRRFGIAAEHRHPPMG
- a CDS encoding lipase family protein, translated to MARSRLSPRGLALSLVILTGLLTTCAPEPTPPPAPATTPQAPGFGYQLAGYGLEDVMTGGRRGSTDLTDLPPGAPGELVSSAEVSAPHGVRAWRMIYHSRGPRNEDRLVTGLVVAPAGSSAAPAGGRRLISFGHGTTGINDSCAPSRAEPPLSTVGGVLPLVQAGYVLAVTDYIGLGGPGEHPIYVAEQEGRALLDAARAAHSLQAARAGRDVVLWGYSQGGQAALAAGGLAASYAPDLRVHGAAATAPLADLPTSLRLLDRTAPDGVAYVLLAALGLAAADPTVDLNAILTATGRRLTAVARNQCAVGLLKASQGESTASVFTADPLTTEPFAGGFARQWRQARLPGPPELVLQGDLDTVVRRSTTDGVVSGLCAAGGPVEYHRYWLADHGTILDVSLADLTGWINARFAGTKPPGDICARP